One genomic window of Sphingopyxis sp. OPL5 includes the following:
- a CDS encoding aminoglycoside phosphotransferase family protein yields the protein MIPPPHAPAFLAAHGWGDAQILPLAGDASFRRYFRVVGEGRQAVLMDAPPQQEDSRPFIAIAEYLCEQGLNAPTIIARDLEQGLLLIEDFGDVRLRETIDAAPQDEMAHYAGVTDLLVHLHAQPPMAGLPVHGLDQWIDEVMLFADWYCPALDIDVDRDAFRAAWEAALLPVEKDGLPRVTVLRDFHAENIMLVAGQTGVAHYGLLDFQDALIGHPAYDLASVLEDARRDVTPAVEAAMLARYQGATGTDIEHGYWALAAQRNTRILGVFVRLWKRDGKPGYRQFQPRMWGLLERDLAHPALAPVRAWFDENIPADKRAAAWEEFEA from the coding sequence ATGATTCCGCCCCCCCATGCGCCCGCCTTCCTCGCCGCGCATGGCTGGGGCGACGCGCAGATATTGCCGCTTGCTGGCGATGCGTCGTTCCGGCGCTATTTCCGCGTCGTCGGCGAAGGCCGTCAGGCGGTGCTGATGGACGCGCCGCCACAACAGGAAGACTCGCGCCCGTTCATCGCGATCGCCGAATATCTGTGTGAGCAGGGGTTGAATGCGCCGACGATCATCGCGCGCGATCTGGAGCAGGGATTGCTGCTGATCGAGGATTTCGGCGACGTCCGGCTGCGCGAGACGATCGACGCAGCGCCGCAGGACGAGATGGCGCATTATGCCGGGGTGACCGATTTGCTCGTCCATTTGCACGCGCAACCGCCGATGGCGGGCCTGCCGGTGCATGGGCTCGATCAATGGATCGACGAGGTCATGCTGTTCGCCGACTGGTATTGTCCGGCGCTGGACATCGACGTCGATCGCGACGCGTTTCGCGCGGCGTGGGAAGCCGCGCTGCTGCCGGTCGAGAAGGACGGGCTGCCGCGCGTTACCGTGCTGCGCGATTTCCATGCCGAGAATATCATGCTCGTCGCCGGACAGACGGGCGTCGCGCATTACGGCCTGCTCGATTTCCAGGACGCGCTGATCGGCCATCCGGCCTATGATCTGGCCTCGGTGCTCGAGGATGCGCGGCGCGACGTGACCCCGGCGGTCGAGGCGGCGATGCTCGCGCGCTATCAAGGGGCGACCGGGACCGACATCGAGCATGGTTATTGGGCGCTCGCCGCGCAGCGCAACACGCGCATCCTGGGGGTGTTCGTGCGGCTGTGGAAACGCGACGGCAAGCCGGGGTATCGCCAGTTCCAGCCGCGCATGTGGGGTCTGCTCGAACGCGACCTCGCGCACCCGGCGCTCGCCCCGGTGCGGGCATGGTTCGACGAGAATATCCCCGCCGACAAGCGCGCGGCGGCGTGGGAAGAATTCGAGGCATGA
- the addB gene encoding double-strand break repair protein AddB, with amino-acid sequence MADAKPTIFSIPVHRAFADALAAGLIARFADGALGLAEGLVLLPSNRARSAVQAAFVRAGGQGLLMPRLVVIGDADLDEEVALALDPIDESGILPPAIDPLRRRLMLAALIEKHQPAGEEAITGAAAFQLAEGLGRVIDQLHYEEVAPARLGEIAAVLGDLAQHWQASWARLRLLVEHWPAELKRAGMIDRAERRNRLLDRVSHGWRVALPARFVVAAGITTAAPAIVRLLRTVADMERGMVVLPGLDLGMAEEEWEALGPVAADPDNPARPLETHPQYHLKLLLGRMGVARGEVRTWEGVSAFDGPEARAGFVSLLFAPAAYTARWQDKTDLGAEIAGLSGAVFADDGQEAQGIALMMRAAVETPGRTAALVTPDRALAERVASALARWDIAVDDSAGRPLAKLPPGTLLLGLAELAARFDPVRLLTVLGHPLVRKGEARLAWLDQVRRLDLLLREPGLTPGWDGVSLRLALLTADSKARAHGAAAALHDWWGELVAGLGTHLAPLSAGTAVPPTTLLAALQAALGWLTGDAVWAGPAGRQLADLFDRWALAKGAGPALVMPGDFPAMLADLLGGESVRPPYGGHPRLFIWGLLEARLQRADVMILGGLDEGRWPQALSPDPWLAPGIRRLLGLAAPERQQGMAAHDFAGALAARKVVVTRAQRSGGDPAVASRFWLRLSALAGELPAAQIGGQVVTALTALLDVPPGDPHPAPRPAVVPPPEARPDKISVTGVDQLAHDPFAFYAAKILRLSALDPLSQGPDAKWFGTRVHKLLEDWQRAGMTEAALEAELAALAADPALDALARAFWLPRILPSLRWAAERVWAEREARWPVASEVKGAMVVDGIRLHGKADRIDQLADGSLAIVDYKSGSAPSGTAAAAGLDNQLGLLGLIAEAGQADGLDAAPVGALEYWSLKRDRAKGEEGKVSATHGSRRELKSAEEAVERAAEALADLTTRFLLGAEPFVPGDAAKRYSDFDQLMRRDEWFGRDDGGAA; translated from the coding sequence ATGGCTGATGCCAAGCCCACCATCTTCTCGATCCCGGTCCACCGGGCGTTCGCCGATGCGCTCGCCGCCGGGCTGATCGCGCGTTTCGCCGATGGAGCGCTGGGTCTCGCCGAGGGGTTGGTCCTGCTGCCGAGCAATCGCGCGCGCAGCGCGGTGCAGGCGGCGTTCGTGCGCGCGGGCGGGCAAGGCCTGCTGATGCCGCGGCTTGTCGTGATCGGCGATGCCGACCTCGACGAAGAGGTTGCGCTGGCGCTCGACCCGATCGACGAGAGCGGGATCCTGCCGCCCGCGATCGACCCGCTGCGACGGCGACTGATGCTCGCGGCGCTGATCGAGAAGCACCAGCCGGCGGGCGAGGAGGCGATCACCGGCGCGGCGGCGTTCCAGCTCGCCGAAGGGCTGGGGCGGGTGATCGACCAGCTTCATTATGAGGAGGTCGCGCCTGCGCGGCTGGGCGAGATCGCGGCGGTGCTCGGCGACCTCGCGCAGCATTGGCAGGCGTCGTGGGCGCGGCTGCGGCTGCTCGTCGAGCATTGGCCCGCCGAACTCAAGCGCGCGGGGATGATCGACCGCGCCGAGCGGCGCAACCGCCTGCTCGACCGGGTCAGCCACGGCTGGCGCGTCGCGCTGCCGGCGCGCTTCGTCGTCGCGGCGGGGATCACCACCGCCGCGCCGGCGATCGTCCGGCTGCTCCGCACCGTCGCCGACATGGAGCGCGGCATGGTCGTGCTGCCGGGGCTCGACCTCGGCATGGCGGAGGAAGAATGGGAAGCGCTGGGGCCGGTCGCCGCCGACCCCGACAATCCGGCGCGGCCGCTGGAGACGCATCCGCAATATCATCTGAAACTGCTGCTCGGGCGCATGGGCGTTGCGCGCGGCGAGGTGCGGACGTGGGAGGGCGTGTCGGCGTTCGACGGACCCGAGGCGCGCGCCGGTTTCGTGTCCTTGCTCTTCGCGCCCGCCGCCTACACCGCGCGCTGGCAGGACAAGACCGACCTTGGCGCCGAGATCGCTGGGCTGTCGGGCGCGGTGTTCGCCGACGACGGGCAGGAGGCACAGGGCATCGCGCTGATGATGCGCGCCGCGGTCGAGACGCCGGGGCGCACCGCGGCGCTGGTCACCCCCGACCGCGCGCTGGCCGAACGCGTCGCGAGCGCGCTGGCGCGCTGGGACATTGCGGTCGACGACAGCGCGGGGCGGCCGCTGGCGAAGCTGCCGCCGGGAACCTTGCTGCTCGGGCTCGCCGAGCTGGCGGCGCGCTTCGACCCCGTGCGGCTGCTCACGGTGCTCGGCCACCCGCTGGTGCGCAAGGGCGAGGCGCGGCTGGCGTGGCTCGACCAGGTCCGGCGACTCGACCTGCTGCTGCGCGAGCCGGGGCTGACCCCGGGCTGGGACGGCGTGTCGCTACGCCTCGCGCTGCTCACCGCCGACAGCAAGGCGCGCGCCCATGGCGCGGCGGCGGCGTTGCACGACTGGTGGGGCGAGCTGGTCGCGGGGCTGGGCACGCATCTTGCGCCGCTCAGCGCCGGAACCGCGGTACCGCCGACGACCCTGCTCGCGGCGCTGCAGGCGGCGCTCGGCTGGCTGACCGGCGACGCGGTGTGGGCGGGTCCGGCGGGGCGGCAGCTTGCCGACCTGTTCGACCGTTGGGCACTGGCAAAGGGCGCCGGGCCGGCGCTCGTCATGCCGGGCGATTTTCCCGCGATGCTGGCCGACCTGCTCGGCGGCGAAAGCGTAAGGCCGCCTTATGGCGGGCATCCGCGGCTGTTCATCTGGGGGCTGCTTGAGGCGCGGTTGCAGCGCGCCGATGTGATGATCCTCGGCGGCCTCGACGAAGGGCGCTGGCCACAGGCGCTGAGCCCCGATCCCTGGCTCGCGCCGGGCATCCGCCGCCTGCTCGGCCTCGCGGCGCCCGAGCGGCAGCAGGGCATGGCGGCGCACGATTTCGCCGGGGCGCTGGCAGCGCGCAAGGTGGTGGTGACGCGGGCGCAGCGCAGCGGCGGCGACCCGGCGGTCGCCTCGCGCTTCTGGCTGCGGCTGAGCGCGCTCGCGGGCGAATTGCCCGCCGCGCAAATCGGCGGGCAAGTGGTGACGGCGCTGACCGCGCTGCTCGATGTCCCGCCGGGCGATCCGCACCCCGCGCCGCGCCCCGCGGTCGTGCCGCCGCCCGAGGCGCGGCCCGACAAGATCAGCGTCACCGGGGTCGACCAGCTCGCGCACGATCCCTTCGCCTTTTACGCGGCGAAGATCCTGCGGCTGAGCGCGCTCGATCCGCTGAGCCAGGGCCCCGACGCCAAATGGTTCGGGACACGGGTGCACAAGCTGCTCGAGGATTGGCAGCGCGCCGGGATGACCGAGGCCGCGCTGGAGGCGGAGCTCGCGGCGCTCGCTGCCGACCCGGCGCTCGATGCGCTGGCGCGCGCCTTCTGGTTGCCGCGCATCCTGCCGTCGCTGCGCTGGGCGGCGGAGCGGGTGTGGGCCGAGCGAGAGGCGCGCTGGCCGGTCGCGAGCGAGGTCAAGGGCGCGATGGTCGTCGATGGCATCCGGCTGCACGGCAAGGCCGACCGCATCGACCAGCTCGCCGACGGCAGCCTCGCGATTGTCGATTATAAGAGCGGTTCGGCGCCGTCGGGCACCGCGGCGGCGGCGGGGCTCGACAACCAGCTCGGCCTGCTCGGGCTGATCGCCGAGGCGGGGCAGGCCGACGGACTCGACGCGGCGCCGGTCGGAGCCCTTGAATATTGGAGCCTGAAGCGCGACCGCGCGAAGGGCGAAGAGGGCAAGGTGTCGGCGACGCATGGTTCGCGGCGCGAGCTGAAGAGTGCCGAAGAAGCTGTCGAACGCGCGGCCGAAGCGCTCGCCGACCTGACGACACGCTTCCTGCTCGGCGCCGAACCCTTCGTTCCCGGCGATGCCGCGAAGCGGTACAGCGATTTCGATCAGCTGATGCGGCGCGACGAGTGGTTCGGGCGCGACGACGGGGGCGCGGCATGA
- a CDS encoding nucleotidyltransferase family protein, with protein MTTKIESAMVMAAGLGKRMRPLTATRPKPLVRVAGKPLIDHSLDRIEAAGIPHVVVNVHYLADALEAHLAAQKRPFTIAISNERDRLLETGGGMMKALPQLTGDPILIVNSDNIWTDGPQDSIAQLARHWDEARMDALLLVIPQASATGHGGRGDFHMDPNGMLSRRRPARIAPFVYTGIQLVSRRLLVDAPAGPFSTNIFWDRAIAAGRLFGLSHMGRWFDVGTPASIAPTEAALTEV; from the coding sequence ATGACCACGAAAATCGAGAGCGCGATGGTGATGGCGGCGGGGCTGGGCAAACGCATGCGTCCGCTCACCGCCACCCGGCCCAAGCCGCTGGTCCGTGTCGCCGGCAAGCCGCTGATCGACCATAGCCTCGACCGGATCGAGGCCGCCGGGATTCCCCACGTAGTGGTCAACGTCCATTATCTAGCCGACGCCCTCGAAGCGCATCTCGCGGCGCAGAAGCGTCCCTTCACCATCGCGATTTCGAACGAGCGCGACCGGCTGCTCGAAACCGGCGGCGGCATGATGAAGGCGCTGCCGCAACTGACCGGCGACCCGATCCTGATCGTCAACAGCGACAATATCTGGACCGACGGGCCGCAGGACAGCATCGCGCAGCTCGCGCGCCACTGGGACGAGGCGCGGATGGACGCGCTGTTGCTGGTGATCCCGCAGGCGAGCGCGACCGGGCATGGCGGGCGCGGTGATTTCCATATGGACCCCAATGGCATGCTGTCGCGGCGCAGGCCGGCGCGGATTGCGCCCTTCGTCTATACCGGCATCCAACTGGTGTCGCGGCGGCTGCTCGTCGATGCGCCCGCGGGGCCGTTTTCGACCAACATCTTCTGGGACCGCGCGATCGCGGCGGGGCGGCTGTTCGGGCTGTCGCACATGGGCCGATGGTTCGACGTCGGCACTCCGGCGAGCATCGCGCCGACCGAAGCCGCGCTGACGGAGGTTTGA
- the tsaE gene encoding tRNA (adenosine(37)-N6)-threonylcarbamoyltransferase complex ATPase subunit type 1 TsaE → MSFRTDYSLAEAERIGAAIGLALIPGDVVLLSGDLGAGKTTLARAMLKARGLAGEAPSPTFAIVQPYAPPEVDLPIAHVDLYRIEDEDELIELGLDDYVHDGALLIEWPDRLGQTGWAGALALTISGSGDARVLTAAVPTSWGSRWPLR, encoded by the coding sequence ATGAGCTTCCGTACCGACTACAGCCTCGCCGAAGCCGAGCGGATCGGTGCGGCGATCGGATTGGCGCTGATCCCCGGCGACGTCGTGCTGTTGTCGGGCGATCTCGGCGCGGGCAAGACGACGCTGGCGCGCGCGATGCTCAAGGCGCGCGGGCTGGCTGGCGAGGCGCCGAGCCCGACCTTTGCGATCGTCCAGCCCTATGCGCCGCCCGAGGTCGACTTGCCGATCGCGCATGTCGATCTCTACCGGATCGAGGACGAGGACGAGCTGATCGAACTCGGCCTCGACGACTATGTTCATGACGGCGCGTTGCTGATCGAATGGCCCGACCGGCTGGGCCAAACGGGCTGGGCCGGTGCGCTGGCACTGACGATTTCCGGAAGCGGCGACGCGCGCGTCTTGACAGCCGCGGTGCCGACGTCTTGGGGGAGCCGATGGCCGCTCCGATGA